One window of Pseudomonas sp. ML2-2023-3 genomic DNA carries:
- a CDS encoding acetyl-CoA C-acetyltransferase, whose amino-acid sequence MQDVVIVAATRTAVGSFQGSLAHVPAVELGAAVIRQLLVQTGLDGTQVDEVIMGQVLTAGAGQNPARQAAIKAGLPFAVPALTLNKVCGSGLKALHLAAQAIRCGDAEVIIAGGQENMSLSNYIMPGARTGLRMGHGQIVDTMISDGLWDAFNDYHMGITAENLVDKYDISREAQDAFAAASQQKATAAIEAGRFVDEITPILIPQRKGDPIAFATDEQPRAGTTAESLAKLRPAFKKDGSVTAGNASSLNDGAAAVMLMSATKAKALGLPVLARIAAYANAGVDPAIMGIGPVSATQRCLSKAGWSLEQLDLIEANEAFAAQALAVGKELNWDASKVNVNGGAIAIGHPIGASGCRILVTLLHEMIKRDGKKGLATLCIGGGQGVALAIERE is encoded by the coding sequence ATGCAAGATGTCGTAATCGTTGCCGCTACCCGCACTGCCGTTGGCAGTTTTCAAGGCTCCCTGGCCCATGTACCCGCCGTGGAACTGGGCGCTGCGGTCATCCGCCAGTTACTGGTGCAAACCGGGCTGGATGGCACTCAGGTCGACGAAGTGATCATGGGCCAGGTACTGACCGCCGGGGCCGGGCAAAACCCTGCTCGCCAGGCTGCAATCAAGGCCGGGCTACCCTTCGCGGTTCCTGCCTTGACCCTCAACAAAGTCTGCGGCTCGGGGCTCAAGGCCCTGCACCTGGCCGCCCAGGCGATTCGTTGCGGCGATGCAGAGGTGATCATTGCCGGCGGACAGGAAAACATGAGCCTGTCCAACTACATCATGCCCGGTGCCCGCACCGGCCTGCGCATGGGCCACGGCCAGATCGTCGACACCATGATCAGCGATGGCCTGTGGGATGCGTTCAACGACTACCACATGGGTATCACTGCAGAGAACCTTGTGGATAAGTACGACATCAGCCGTGAAGCGCAAGACGCCTTTGCCGCCGCCTCGCAACAAAAAGCCACGGCAGCTATTGAAGCCGGGCGCTTTGTCGATGAGATCACCCCCATCCTGATCCCGCAGCGCAAAGGCGATCCGATCGCTTTCGCCACCGACGAACAGCCTCGCGCAGGCACCACTGCCGAGTCGTTGGCCAAGCTTCGTCCAGCCTTCAAGAAGGACGGCTCCGTGACCGCGGGTAATGCATCCTCACTCAATGACGGCGCAGCCGCAGTGATGCTGATGAGTGCCACCAAGGCCAAAGCCCTTGGCTTGCCGGTGCTGGCCAGGATTGCCGCCTACGCCAACGCTGGCGTAGACCCGGCCATCATGGGTATCGGTCCTGTGAGCGCCACTCAGCGCTGCCTGAGCAAGGCAGGCTGGAGCCTTGAGCAACTGGACCTGATCGAAGCCAACGAAGCGTTCGCGGCACAAGCGCTGGCAGTGGGCAAAGAGTTGAACTGGGACGCGAGCAAGGTCAACGTCAACGGAGGGGCTATTGCCATTGGCCACCCGATTGGAGCGTCGGGCTGCCGTATCCTCGTCACCCTGCTCCACGAAATGATCAAGCGCGACGGGAAAAAAGGCCTGGCAACCCTGTGCATTGGCGGTGGCCAGGGCGTGGCGCTGGCGATCGAGCGGGAGTAA
- a CDS encoding oxygenase MpaB family protein yields MELIRRPIERQIMSLTGLSLGQLDLENPKGDPGLFGPDSISWQVHGDFTSMLIGGISALMLQALHPLALAGVWDHSNFRQDMLGRLRRTGQFISGTTFGATGDANWLIDKVRTIHLQVTGTGLDGRPYAASDPELLTWVHVAEVSNFLAAHLRYRNPHLSGADQDRYYDEIAMIAERLGATNVPRSRQQVTDYLEAIRPQLLCDERSHEVIRLLLNAPSPSLLAKPFGALMMKAGIDLLPDWASDQLGLHQRPLIRKLVRAEVNSTAPILRWAVRNGSVQRARRRMGLSNKSL; encoded by the coding sequence ATGGAACTTATCCGCCGCCCCATCGAACGCCAGATCATGAGCCTGACCGGGCTCTCCCTCGGCCAGCTCGACCTCGAAAACCCCAAGGGCGATCCCGGCCTGTTTGGCCCGGACTCCATCAGTTGGCAGGTACATGGTGATTTCACCAGCATGCTGATTGGCGGCATCAGCGCCTTGATGCTGCAAGCCTTGCACCCACTGGCCCTGGCCGGGGTGTGGGACCACTCCAATTTTCGTCAGGACATGCTGGGTCGGTTACGCCGCACCGGGCAGTTCATTTCTGGAACCACTTTCGGTGCCACCGGTGATGCCAACTGGCTGATCGACAAGGTGCGTACCATCCACCTGCAAGTCACCGGCACCGGCCTCGATGGTCGCCCCTATGCCGCCAGCGACCCCGAATTGTTGACTTGGGTGCATGTGGCAGAGGTCAGCAATTTCCTCGCCGCCCACTTGCGCTATCGCAACCCCCATTTATCCGGTGCAGATCAGGATCGTTACTACGACGAAATAGCCATGATCGCTGAACGCCTGGGCGCTACAAACGTTCCGCGCTCACGCCAGCAAGTGACCGACTACCTCGAGGCAATCCGTCCACAATTGCTGTGTGATGAGCGTAGCCACGAGGTGATTCGCCTGCTGCTCAATGCTCCCTCCCCCAGCCTGCTGGCCAAACCCTTTGGCGCGCTGATGATGAAGGCCGGGATTGATTTGCTGCCTGACTGGGCCAGCGATCAACTGGGACTGCACCAGCGTCCTCTGATTCGCAAGCTGGTGCGGGCCGAAGTGAACAGTACGGCGCCGATCCTTCGCTGGGCCGTGCGCAATGGCTCCGTGCAACGAGCACGGCGGCGCATGGGGCTGAGCAACAAAAGCCTGTAG
- the rpsO gene encoding 30S ribosomal protein S15 encodes MALTVEHKAEIVADYQQAPGDTGSPEVQVALLTFNINTLQGHFKANIKDHHSRRGLIRMVNQRRKLLDYLKGKNVERYKTLIARLGLRR; translated from the coding sequence ATGGCACTTACAGTTGAACACAAAGCAGAAATCGTAGCTGACTACCAGCAAGCTCCAGGTGATACAGGTTCTCCAGAAGTGCAGGTTGCACTGCTGACCTTTAACATCAACACGCTGCAAGGTCACTTCAAGGCAAACATCAAGGATCACCACTCCCGTCGTGGTCTGATCCGCATGGTAAACCAGCGTCGTAAGCTGCTGGACTACCTCAAAGGCAAAAACGTTGAGCGTTACAAAACGCTGATCGCTCGCCTGGGTCTGCGTCGCTAA
- a CDS encoding class I SAM-dependent rRNA methyltransferase produces the protein MSSLNQALRAALDNRHDLLAELHAQGTDCYRLFHGSQEGAGGLTIDRYGPQLLVQSFHQRLERDDLLQLHDAINRHLGLDLLLVYNDRSQGNSRIDREDTVYRAEDAALEDTVGHEWGLKYRVRGRHAGQDPLLFLDLRNARGWVKQHSAGKSVLNLFSYTCGVGLSAAAGGAREVCNLDFAEGNLAVGRENGLLNPQLPKMKFVQSDYFAAIRQLAGLPIIQRRHKLPAYPRLDQREYDLVLLDPPAWAKSAFGTVDLLRDYQSLLKPAVLTTAPDGVLICCNNLAKVSMDDWREQVLRCAEKAGRPVRDWQVLTPASDFPSQDQQPPLKTLILQF, from the coding sequence ATGTCTTCCTTGAATCAGGCGCTGCGCGCCGCCCTCGATAACCGTCACGACCTGTTGGCCGAGCTGCATGCTCAGGGCACTGACTGCTATCGCCTGTTCCACGGCAGCCAGGAAGGCGCTGGCGGACTGACCATCGACCGCTACGGCCCGCAACTGCTGGTGCAAAGCTTTCATCAGCGTCTTGAGCGCGATGATTTGCTGCAACTGCATGACGCGATCAATCGTCACTTGGGCCTCGACCTGTTGCTGGTTTACAACGACCGCTCCCAGGGCAATTCACGCATTGATCGCGAAGATACCGTGTACCGCGCTGAAGATGCCGCACTCGAAGACACCGTCGGCCACGAATGGGGGCTGAAGTACCGCGTGCGCGGGCGCCATGCCGGGCAAGACCCTCTGTTGTTTCTCGACCTGCGCAACGCTCGCGGCTGGGTCAAACAACACAGTGCCGGCAAAAGCGTACTCAACCTCTTCTCCTACACTTGCGGCGTGGGCCTGAGTGCGGCTGCGGGTGGCGCCCGTGAAGTCTGCAATCTCGATTTCGCCGAGGGTAACCTCGCGGTGGGCCGGGAAAACGGCCTGCTGAACCCTCAATTGCCCAAGATGAAGTTCGTGCAGTCCGACTATTTTGCAGCCATCCGCCAACTGGCCGGCTTGCCGATTATTCAACGCCGCCACAAGCTGCCCGCCTACCCGCGACTGGATCAACGTGAATATGATCTGGTGTTGCTTGACCCCCCTGCATGGGCCAAAAGCGCATTCGGCACAGTCGATCTGCTGCGCGATTACCAAAGCCTGCTCAAGCCTGCGGTGTTGACTACCGCCCCGGACGGCGTGCTGATTTGTTGCAACAACCTGGCGAAGGTCAGCATGGACGACTGGCGCGAACAGGTTTTGCGCTGTGCCGAGAAGGCAGGCCGCCCGGTTCGCGACTGGCAAGTATTGACCCCGGCCAGTGACTTCCCGTCCCAGGATCAGCAGCCACCGTTGAAAACCTTGATCCTTCAGTTTTAA
- a CDS encoding BON domain-containing protein codes for MKKFAIAAATATALTLTMANAAFAAQATTQAPMVVAAGEVTKAKEATSDTWITTKVKADLVTEKGIPGTDIKVETNKGVVSLSSMVPVTEAQKDIAVAITKKIKGVKAVSADGLKAE; via the coding sequence ATGAAGAAGTTCGCTATCGCTGCTGCAACTGCCACCGCTCTGACCCTGACCATGGCCAACGCTGCATTTGCTGCTCAAGCGACTACACAGGCACCGATGGTCGTCGCTGCTGGCGAAGTAACTAAAGCCAAGGAAGCCACTTCTGACACCTGGATCACCACCAAAGTGAAAGCTGACCTGGTGACTGAAAAAGGCATTCCGGGCACCGATATCAAAGTTGAGACAAACAAAGGTGTTGTTTCCCTTTCCTCGATGGTCCCAGTGACCGAAGCTCAAAAAGACATCGCTGTTGCCATCACCAAAAAGATCAAAGGCGTTAAAGCTGTCTCGGCTGATGGCCTGAAAGCCGAATAA
- the truB gene encoding tRNA pseudouridine(55) synthase TruB, whose amino-acid sequence MAQVKRIRRNVSGIILLDKPLGFTSNAALQKVRWLLNAEKAGHTGSLDPLASGVLPLCFGEATKFSQYLLDSDKGYETLMQLGKTTTTADAEGDVLLTRPVTVGRADIEAVLPSFRGKISQIPPMYSALKRDGQPLYKLARAGEVVEREPRSVTITRLELLASEGDTARLAVDCTKGTYIRTLVEDIGEQLGCGAYVAELRRTHAGPFSLAQTVTLEELEAVHAEGGNEAVDRFLMPSDSGLLDWPLLHFSEHSAFYWLNGQPVRAPDAPKFGMVRVQDHNGRFIGIGEVSEDGRIAPRRLIRSE is encoded by the coding sequence GTGGCTCAGGTCAAGCGTATCCGTCGTAACGTCAGCGGCATCATCCTGCTCGACAAGCCGCTTGGATTCACTTCCAACGCGGCCCTGCAGAAAGTTCGCTGGCTGCTCAATGCCGAGAAGGCAGGGCACACCGGTAGCCTAGATCCATTGGCCAGCGGTGTCTTGCCGTTGTGCTTTGGCGAAGCCACCAAGTTTTCGCAATACCTGCTCGATTCCGACAAGGGTTATGAAACCCTGATGCAATTGGGCAAGACCACCACGACTGCAGATGCTGAAGGCGATGTTTTGCTGACACGTCCAGTGACCGTTGGTCGCGCCGATATCGAAGCTGTTTTGCCTAGTTTTCGTGGGAAAATCAGTCAGATACCGCCGATGTACTCTGCACTCAAGCGAGACGGACAGCCGCTTTACAAGTTGGCCCGTGCAGGCGAAGTGGTGGAGCGTGAACCACGTTCTGTTACTATTACCCGCCTCGAATTGCTGGCCAGCGAAGGTGACACTGCGCGCTTGGCCGTCGACTGCACCAAAGGCACCTATATCCGTACCCTCGTGGAAGATATCGGTGAGCAACTGGGTTGCGGTGCATACGTTGCAGAGCTGCGTCGTACACACGCTGGACCTTTCAGCCTGGCCCAAACGGTGACGCTGGAAGAGTTGGAAGCTGTGCATGCCGAAGGCGGCAACGAAGCGGTTGATCGCTTCCTTATGCCATCGGACAGTGGCTTGCTGGACTGGCCATTACTGCACTTCTCGGAACACAGTGCGTTCTATTGGCTCAATGGCCAACCGGTTCGTGCTCCTGATGCCCCGAAGTTCGGTATGGTACGAGTACAAGATCACAACGGTCGCTTTATCGGTATCGGTGAAGTGAGCGAAGACGGGCGCATCGCGCCGCGTCGACTGATTCGGTCGGAATGA
- a CDS encoding DUF748 domain-containing protein: MLKGLIRAIGTVLIAIALYSVLGFLILPGIGLRIINQQLANYATVPAKLDRLEFNPFSLELTLWGFRTGEPGKEQIGFERLYVNLQLDSLWTKALHLAEVQLDKPKTEVLFNKDGSLNLTQLFKLPASEPAPSEPDSKPFPVRLDSIKLADGYLHFTDMRPGEPIEFLYDSMDLELKNLSTLPDDNADMTLVAVGPAGGRIDWSGTLSLVPIASTGKLKVTDGQMKVWWPYVRDALPLVLEDGVLNFSTDYSLNLSKETEMVLTNASASIAPFKINAPDGRPLVRLERLDVSDTRVDLAKQQVVVGKINSRNLETWATREKDGQLDWQKLFATPATKAPSKKEQVVTVEAPKSAPVAPGKPWEVLLKDVELRDYRVHLADKEPKTPVALDIGPLNLNLQNFDSLNRSPFTLKLDTGVGKQGKLDASGDVNLSPVSARLKVTTKDIDLRIAQAYIDPFIRLELRSAMLGSDLAVDLKSTEPLAFTVEGRAQVDQLHTLDTLKDRDFLKWQKLVLEDVKYQHGDSLSVTRVNFEKPYVRFMINDDRTTNIDDLLIPQPAGSTAKSTASKDKPLGIHIGAIAINDGSANFADFSLTPNFQTAVQQLNGQIGTIDSRNAKPAPVNIAGKVDRYAPVTIKGSVNPFDPMASLDIATSFKRVELTTLTPYSGKFAGYRIRKGRLNLDLHYMITKGQLKAENKLVVEQLQLGEKVDSPDAVDLPIKLAIALLKDTDGKISIELPISGDLNNPQFSVMPIIWQTVRNLVLRAAQAPFKFIGGLINGGGAEDLGTVSFAPGSSELSPEAQKALTTLAQALKERPALRLEIEGTAAQSSDGPFIAKERLEREFQYNYYKILQRRGDKVPAKAGLLTVPDDEKGPLLEGIYRTRLKQQPPAEWKDLSRDERAAKMTDALIDFWSKSEVLLRQLGQDRASSIKDFLVDKGQLADERVYFIDATLGEAESDGRVISPLHLDSE, from the coding sequence ATGCTCAAAGGATTGATCCGCGCCATCGGCACCGTGCTGATTGCTATCGCGCTGTACAGCGTGCTTGGCTTCCTGATTTTGCCGGGCATTGGCCTGCGCATCATCAACCAGCAGCTTGCCAACTACGCCACGGTGCCCGCCAAACTCGACCGGCTGGAATTCAACCCTTTCAGCCTGGAGCTGACACTGTGGGGGTTCAGGACCGGCGAACCAGGCAAGGAACAGATCGGTTTTGAACGGCTGTACGTCAATCTTCAGCTCGATAGCCTGTGGACAAAAGCGTTGCACCTGGCTGAAGTCCAACTGGACAAGCCCAAGACCGAGGTGCTGTTCAACAAGGATGGCTCACTCAATCTGACCCAACTGTTCAAGTTGCCGGCCAGCGAACCTGCCCCGAGCGAACCCGACAGCAAACCGTTCCCTGTGCGCCTCGACAGCATCAAGCTGGCTGACGGCTACCTGCACTTCACCGATATGCGTCCCGGCGAACCCATTGAATTTTTGTACGACTCAATGGACCTGGAGCTGAAAAACCTCAGCACCCTGCCCGATGACAACGCCGACATGACCCTGGTGGCTGTCGGCCCGGCGGGCGGGCGTATTGACTGGAGCGGCACGTTAAGCCTGGTGCCTATAGCCTCCACCGGCAAACTGAAAGTTACCGATGGCCAGATGAAGGTCTGGTGGCCTTATGTACGCGATGCCCTGCCACTGGTACTGGAAGATGGCGTGCTGAATTTCAGCACCGATTACAGCCTGAACCTGTCCAAAGAAACCGAGATGGTGCTGACCAATGCCTCGGCCAGCATTGCTCCGTTCAAGATCAACGCTCCAGACGGGCGCCCCCTGGTACGACTGGAGCGCCTGGATGTCAGTGACACCCGCGTGGATCTGGCCAAGCAGCAAGTCGTCGTCGGCAAGATCAACAGCCGCAACCTCGAAACCTGGGCCACCCGCGAGAAGGATGGCCAGCTTGATTGGCAAAAACTGTTTGCCACTCCAGCCACAAAGGCACCGTCCAAAAAAGAACAAGTCGTCACGGTTGAAGCACCAAAATCAGCACCCGTAGCACCGGGCAAGCCGTGGGAAGTGCTGCTTAAGGATGTTGAATTACGCGACTATCGCGTACACCTCGCCGATAAAGAGCCCAAAACCCCGGTAGCGCTGGATATCGGTCCGCTTAACTTGAACCTGCAGAACTTCGACAGCCTGAACCGCTCGCCCTTCACCCTCAAACTGGATACCGGTGTGGGCAAGCAAGGCAAGCTTGACGCCAGTGGCGACGTCAACCTGAGCCCGGTGAGTGCCAGGCTCAAGGTTACAACCAAGGACATCGACCTGCGTATCGCCCAGGCCTACATCGATCCGTTCATACGACTTGAACTGCGCAGCGCCATGCTCGGCAGCGACCTGGCGGTCGATCTCAAAAGCACCGAGCCACTGGCCTTTACCGTAGAGGGCCGTGCACAGGTCGATCAACTGCACACGCTGGACACACTCAAAGACCGCGACTTCCTCAAGTGGCAAAAACTGGTGCTGGAGGACGTGAAATACCAGCACGGCGATAGCTTGTCGGTGACCAGGGTCAACTTCGAGAAGCCGTACGTGCGCTTCATGATCAACGACGACCGCACCACCAATATTGATGACCTGCTGATCCCCCAACCCGCAGGCAGCACCGCCAAGAGCACCGCCAGCAAGGACAAGCCGCTGGGCATTCACATAGGCGCGATTGCGATCAACGACGGCTCGGCCAACTTCGCCGACTTCAGCCTGACACCCAACTTCCAGACAGCCGTTCAACAGCTCAACGGACAGATCGGCACCATCGATAGCCGCAATGCCAAGCCCGCCCCGGTGAATATAGCGGGTAAGGTCGACCGTTATGCCCCGGTGACCATCAAGGGCAGCGTCAACCCGTTTGACCCGATGGCAAGCCTGGATATCGCCACCAGCTTCAAGCGTGTCGAACTGACGACATTGACGCCCTACTCCGGCAAATTTGCCGGCTACCGTATCCGCAAGGGTCGGCTGAACCTTGATCTGCACTACATGATCACCAAGGGTCAGCTCAAGGCCGAGAACAAACTGGTGGTCGAGCAATTGCAGCTCGGGGAGAAAGTCGACAGCCCCGATGCGGTTGATCTGCCGATCAAACTGGCAATTGCTTTGCTCAAAGACACGGACGGCAAGATCTCCATCGAGCTGCCGATCAGCGGCGACCTTAACAACCCGCAATTCAGTGTGATGCCCATTATCTGGCAGACCGTGCGCAATCTGGTGCTGCGTGCCGCCCAAGCCCCCTTCAAGTTCATTGGCGGCCTGATCAATGGTGGCGGCGCCGAAGACCTGGGCACGGTTTCATTCGCGCCAGGATCAAGCGAGCTGAGCCCTGAGGCGCAAAAAGCGCTGACCACCCTGGCCCAGGCGTTGAAAGAACGCCCCGCCTTGCGCCTGGAGATCGAAGGGACTGCAGCACAGAGCAGTGATGGCCCTTTCATTGCGAAAGAACGTCTTGAGCGCGAGTTCCAGTACAACTACTACAAGATCCTCCAGCGCCGTGGTGACAAAGTCCCGGCCAAGGCGGGTTTGCTGACCGTGCCGGATGATGAGAAAGGACCGTTGCTCGAAGGCATCTACCGCACCCGTCTCAAACAGCAGCCGCCTGCAGAATGGAAAGACCTGAGCCGTGACGAGCGCGCGGCCAAAATGACCGATGCATTGATCGACTTCTGGAGCAAAAGCGAAGTGCTGTTGCGTCAACTCGGCCAGGACCGCGCAAGCAGCATCAAGGACTTCCTGGTGGACAAAGGCCAGTTGGCTGATGAGCGCGTGTACTTTATCGATGCCACGTTGGGTGAAGCAGAGAGTGATGGCCGGGTGATTTCGCCTCTGCATCTGGATAGCGAGTAA
- the rbfA gene encoding 30S ribosome-binding factor RbfA, with amino-acid sequence MAKEYSRTQRIGDQMQRELAQLIRREVKDPRVGLVTITAVEVSRDVGHAKIFITVMGEDSAEEIAQSIKVLNSAAGFLRMQLAREMKLRSVPQLHFHYDESVVRGAHLSALIERAVAEDNQHPEATAPEDTKE; translated from the coding sequence ATGGCAAAAGAATATAGCCGTACCCAACGTATTGGCGATCAGATGCAGCGCGAGCTGGCACAGCTGATCCGTCGTGAAGTCAAAGACCCGCGCGTGGGTCTGGTCACCATTACTGCTGTTGAAGTCAGCCGTGACGTCGGTCACGCGAAGATCTTCATCACCGTGATGGGCGAGGACAGCGCTGAAGAGATCGCTCAAAGCATCAAGGTGCTGAACTCGGCAGCGGGTTTCCTGCGCATGCAACTGGCGCGTGAAATGAAACTGCGCAGCGTTCCTCAGCTGCACTTCCACTACGATGAAAGTGTCGTGCGTGGCGCTCACCTGTCCGCTTTGATCGAGCGTGCAGTGGCTGAAGACAATCAGCACCCTGAAGCCACTGCTCCCGAAGACACCAAGGAGTAA
- the pnp gene encoding polyribonucleotide nucleotidyltransferase, with the protein MNPVIKKFQFGQSTVTLETGRIARQASGAVLVTVDDDVSVLVTVVGSKQADPGKGFFPLSVHYQEKTYAAGKIPGGFFKREGRPSEKETLTSRLIDRPIRPLFPEGFMNEVQVVCTVLSTSKKTDPDVAAMIGTSAALAISGIPFDGPIGAARVAYHESTGYLLNPTYEQLAASSLDMVVAGTSEAVLMVESEAKELTEDQMLGAVLFAHDEFQVVIQAVKELAAEAAKPTWDWAAAPEATALLGAIRAEFGEAISQAYTITVKADRYARLGELKDQVVAKLSGEEGQPSASEVKAAFGEIEYRTVRENIVNGKPRIDGRDTKTVRPLNIEVGVLPKTHGSALFTRGETQALVVATLGTARDAQLLDTLEGEKKDPFMLHYNFPPFSVGECGRMGGAGRREIGHGRLARRSVQAMLPAADVFPYTIRVVSEITESNGSSSMASVCGASLALMDAGVPMKAPVAGIAMGLVKEGEKFAVLTDILGDEDHLGDMDFKVAGTAKGVTALQMDIKIKGITEEIMEIALGQALDARLNILGQMNQIIAVSRNELSANAPTMIAMKIDTDKIRDVIGKGGATIRAICEETKASIDIEDDGSIKIFGETKEAAEAARQRVLGITAEAEIGKIYVGKVERIVDFGAFVNILPGKDGLVHISMLSDARVEKVTDILKEGQEVEVLVLDVDNRGRIKLSIKDVAAAKASEA; encoded by the coding sequence GTGAACCCGGTTATCAAAAAATTTCAGTTCGGTCAGTCGACCGTTACTCTAGAGACTGGCCGTATCGCCCGTCAGGCCTCCGGCGCAGTATTGGTCACCGTTGACGACGACGTCAGCGTGTTGGTGACTGTTGTCGGCTCCAAGCAAGCTGATCCAGGCAAGGGCTTCTTCCCTCTGTCTGTTCACTACCAAGAAAAAACCTACGCCGCGGGTAAAATCCCAGGCGGTTTCTTCAAACGTGAAGGTCGCCCTTCCGAGAAAGAAACCCTGACGTCGCGTCTGATCGACCGTCCGATCCGTCCGCTGTTCCCAGAAGGTTTCATGAACGAAGTGCAGGTTGTCTGCACCGTTCTGTCCACCAGCAAGAAAACCGATCCGGACGTCGCTGCGATGATCGGTACTTCGGCAGCCCTGGCTATCTCCGGTATTCCTTTTGATGGTCCGATCGGCGCTGCCCGCGTTGCTTACCACGAAAGCACCGGCTACCTGCTGAACCCGACTTACGAGCAACTGGCTGCTTCGAGCCTGGACATGGTCGTTGCCGGTACTTCGGAAGCCGTATTGATGGTTGAATCGGAAGCCAAAGAGCTGACCGAAGACCAGATGCTGGGCGCAGTACTGTTTGCCCACGACGAATTCCAGGTAGTGATCCAGGCTGTCAAAGAGCTGGCTGCCGAAGCTGCAAAACCAACGTGGGACTGGGCTGCTGCCCCGGAAGCTACCGCACTGCTGGGCGCTATCCGTGCCGAGTTCGGCGAAGCGATCTCCCAGGCTTACACCATCACCGTCAAGGCAGACCGTTACGCACGTCTGGGCGAGTTGAAGGATCAGGTTGTAGCCAAGCTGTCCGGTGAAGAAGGCCAGCCTTCTGCCAGCGAAGTCAAAGCTGCTTTCGGCGAAATCGAATACCGCACCGTTCGCGAAAACATCGTAAACGGCAAGCCGCGTATCGATGGCCGTGACACCAAGACTGTTCGTCCTCTGAACATCGAAGTAGGTGTTCTGCCGAAGACCCACGGTTCTGCTCTGTTCACCCGTGGTGAAACTCAGGCTCTGGTTGTTGCAACGCTGGGTACTGCCCGTGACGCACAACTGCTGGACACCCTGGAAGGCGAGAAAAAAGACCCGTTCATGCTGCACTACAACTTCCCTCCGTTCTCGGTAGGTGAGTGTGGTCGTATGGGTGGCGCCGGTCGTCGCGAAATCGGTCACGGCCGTCTGGCCCGCCGTTCGGTTCAGGCCATGCTGCCTGCTGCCGACGTGTTCCCGTACACCATCCGTGTTGTATCGGAAATCACCGAATCCAACGGTTCCAGCTCGATGGCATCGGTGTGTGGTGCTTCCCTGGCACTGATGGACGCTGGTGTTCCGATGAAGGCACCGGTTGCCGGTATCGCCATGGGTCTGGTTAAAGAAGGCGAGAAATTCGCTGTCCTGACCGACATCCTGGGTGACGAAGATCACTTGGGCGACATGGACTTCAAAGTAGCCGGTACCGCCAAAGGTGTTACCGCGCTGCAGATGGACATCAAGATCAAGGGCATCACCGAAGAAATCATGGAGATCGCACTGGGCCAAGCTCTGGACGCTCGCCTGAACATCTTGGGTCAGATGAACCAGATCATTGCCGTATCGCGCAACGAACTGTCGGCCAACGCTCCGACCATGATTGCGATGAAGATCGACACCGACAAAATCCGTGATGTCATCGGTAAAGGCGGCGCGACCATCCGTGCAATCTGTGAAGAAACCAAAGCTTCGATCGATATCGAAGACGACGGTTCGATCAAGATCTTCGGCGAAACCAAAGAAGCTGCAGAAGCAGCGCGTCAGCGCGTTCTGGGCATCACCGCTGAAGCCGAGATCGGCAAGATCTACGTGGGCAAGGTTGAGCGTATCGTCGACTTCGGCGCATTCGTAAACATCCTGCCTGGCAAGGACGGCCTGGTTCACATCTCCATGCTGAGCGACGCTCGCGTTGAGAAAGTGACTGACATTCTTAAAGAAGGTCAGGAAGTTGAAGTACTGGTACTGGACGTGGATAACCGCGGCCGTATCAAGCTGTCCATCAAGGACGTAGCTGCTGCCAAGGCATCGGAAGCGTAA